The proteins below come from a single Mustela erminea isolate mMusErm1 chromosome 14, mMusErm1.Pri, whole genome shotgun sequence genomic window:
- the LOC116572817 gene encoding translation initiation factor IF-2-like has translation MLVELRLDKYSLERDVASEAPEASATESPKQCKASVAARGGEKTAKDSGLKPTHLTTLGEGSSRPRPHLPSAPGGCFGLGPPPPLLLPTAHGRAREPRAGEQGRLVREERQGAPPPSEPATPLWAAAASCAAASAGEWSALEFEQGPEPSQRHLRSRPPPPSSNSRSLRHSASHRPRAAVRPHSQSRGSLLKPPRRRRSPHAPAPAIGPAAAPDGSCSPGPRGPDTRSGARERVAGGTVVAGLTRPGSGASFSSRPCRETQVLRGRAGASVQAAVSIVSPPGTRRCLGRMGCAAAPGLLGPRPGIGEVGSWRLGTALSPARRRLAQRRHTICSVTLQLLEESGL, from the exons ATGTTGGTTGAACTGCGACTTGACAAATACTCCCTA gAACGGGATGTAGCTTCCGAGGCCCCGGAAGCCTCTGCGACTGAATCCCCAAAGCAGTGTAAGGCCTCGGTGGCGGCCAGGGGCGGAGAAAAGACGGCGAAGGACTCAGGGCTGAAACCAACGCACTTGACCACGCTTGGGGAGGGAA GCAGCCGCCCGAGACCTCACTTACCCTCGGCGCCTGGCGGGTGCTTTGGCCTCGGGCCGCCTCCGCCTCTCCTGCTCCCAACGGCCCACGGACGGGCGCGGGAGCCCCGCGCGGGAGAACAGGGGCGGCTTGTGCGCGAAGAGAGGCAAGGGGCTCCGCCACCGTCAGAACCCGCGACTCCGCTGTGG gccgccgccgcctcctgcGCCGCCGCTTCCGCCGGTGAATGGTCAGCGCTGGAGTTTGAACAGGGCCCTGAACCATCTCAACGCCATTTGCGCTCCCggcccccacctccttcctccaaCAGCCGCTCGCTCCGTCACTCCGCTTCCCACAGGCCCCGCGCGGCCGTCCGACCCCACAGCCAATCGCGCGGCAGCTTACTCAAACCGCCGCGCAGGCGCCGCTCCCCGCATGCTCCGGCGCCCGCCATTGGTCCGGCCGCGGCGCCCGACGGGAGTTGTAGTCCCGGTCCGCGAGGTCCCGATACTCGGAGCGGGGCGCGGGAGCGGGTGGCGGGAGGAACGGTCGTGGCGGGTCTGACCCGCCCGGGCTCGGGGGCCAGTTTCAGCTCCCGGCCCTGCCGGGAGACCCAGGTGCTGCGGGGGAGGGCCGGGGCCTCAGTGCAGGCAGCTGTGTCAATCGTTTCCCCCCCAGGGACACGCCGGTGTCTAGGGAGGATGGGTTGTGCAGCTGCGCCAGGCCTGCTGGGGCCGCGGCCCGGGATCGGGGAGGTGGGGAGCTGGCGGCTCGGAACCGCCCTCAGCCCGGCCCGGCGGAGGCTGGCCCAGCGCAG GCACACCATTTGTAGTGTGACTTTGCAGCTCCTTGAAGAATCTGGGCTGTAA